A genomic segment from Dasypus novemcinctus isolate mDasNov1 chromosome X, mDasNov1.1.hap2, whole genome shotgun sequence encodes:
- the MAGEH1 gene encoding melanoma-associated antigen H1, with protein sequence MPRGRKSRRRRNARAAEENRNNRKVQASEASKTPMAASMVLSTPEDDLSGPEEDPSTPEEASTRPEEASSTAQAQKPSVARSNFQGTKKSLLMSILALIFIMGNSAKEALVWKVLGKLGMQPGRQHSIFGDPKKVVTEEFVRRGYLIYKPVPRSSPMEYEFFWGPRAHVESSKLKVMHFVARVRNRCSKDWPCNYDWDSDDDAEVEAILNSGARGYSAP encoded by the coding sequence ATGCCTCGCGGACGGAAGAGTCGGCGCCGCCGTAATGCAAGGGCAGCAGAGGAGAACCGCAATAATCGCAAAGTCCAGGCCTCAGAGGCCTCCAAAACCCCGATGGCCGCCTCTATGGTCCTGAGCACGCCCGAGGACGATCTGAGCGGCCCAGAGGAAGACCCGAGCACCCCGGAGGAGGCCTCCACCAGGCCTGAAGAAGCCTCAAGCACTGCTCAAGCGCAAAAGCCCTCGGTAGCCAGGAGCAACTTTCAGGGCACCAAGAAAAGCCTCCTGATGTCCATATTAGCCCTCATTTTCATTATGGGTAACAGCGCCAAGGAGGCCTTGGTCTGGAAAGTGCTGGGGAAGTTGGGGATGCAGCCTGGCCGGCAGCACAGCATCTTTGGAGATCCAAAGAAGGTCGTCACTGAAGAGTTTGTGCGCAGGGGGTACCTGATTTATAAACCAGTGCCGCGCAGCAGTCCCATGGAATACGAATTTTTCTGGGGCCCTCGAGCTCACGTGGAATCAAGCAAGCTGAAAGTCATGCATTTCGTGGCAAGGGTGCGTAACCGATGCTCCAAGGACTGGCCATGTAATTATGATTGGGATTCTGATGATGATGCTGAGGTTGAGGCTATCCTGAATTCAGGCGCTAGGGGTTACTCCGCCCCCTAG